A genomic region of Patescibacteria group bacterium contains the following coding sequences:
- a CDS encoding glycosyltransferase family 4 protein, whose translation MNFCILIRSTTFHNKSGGLETQNKTLCEGLAKKGHKVVVISTSTLSNPRGWTKESGVQYFFVNAPSGIYSKKWWEESAKEFRRLNKKDKFDVVISQSSAGKAVFAGKSSFRKIAVSHGTALGELKTRVKSIKSLRNIARVILKDIPMVVSGYYDDLQVFKNADKIVCVSSLLADMLLKEYPSVKRKVVVIDNGVDEEKFKIQDTKYKILDTRNLFTLLYVGRIVEEKGIPQLLEASGKLQSLVPNLQVLIVGGGKDLDKFKLLTKKLKIEDVVNYVGEVGNSQVVEYYKKSDVFVYPSLRQEGFPMVLAEAMMCGLPIIASRIGGISSAIENNKTGVLVPPGDVQELVLAIKNLYDNPSLRKSISQNAKSRAEENYSQEAMVAKYLKIM comes from the coding sequence ATGAATTTTTGTATTCTAATCCGTTCAACAACTTTTCATAATAAATCTGGCGGGCTTGAAACCCAAAACAAGACCCTTTGTGAAGGTTTAGCAAAGAAGGGGCATAAGGTTGTTGTAATATCAACCTCAACTCTATCCAACCCCCGAGGTTGGACGAAGGAGAGCGGAGTTCAATATTTTTTTGTTAACGCGCCTTCTGGAATTTACAGCAAAAAGTGGTGGGAGGAAAGCGCTAAAGAATTTAGAAGACTTAATAAAAAAGATAAATTTGATGTAGTAATAAGCCAAAGTAGCGCGGGAAAAGCAGTATTTGCTGGCAAGTCGTCCTTTAGGAAAATAGCGGTTAGCCACGGTACCGCTTTGGGCGAATTAAAGACGCGTGTAAAATCCATAAAAAGTTTAAGAAATATAGCGCGAGTTATCCTTAAGGATATCCCAATGGTTGTTAGCGGATATTATGACGATTTACAGGTTTTTAAAAATGCCGATAAAATTGTTTGCGTAAGCTCTTTATTAGCGGATATGTTGCTTAAAGAATATCCTTCCGTAAAGAGAAAAGTGGTTGTTATAGATAATGGAGTAGACGAAGAGAAGTTCAAAATACAAGATACAAAATACAAGATACTAGATACAAGAAATTTATTCACGCTTTTGTATGTGGGTAGAATTGTGGAAGAGAAGGGAATACCCCAATTGCTTGAGGCAAGCGGAAAACTTCAATCTTTGGTTCCTAATCTTCAAGTATTAATCGTTGGCGGAGGCAAAGATTTGGATAAATTTAAGCTTCTCACAAAAAAGCTGAAAATTGAGGATGTCGTTAATTATGTGGGTGAGGTAGGGAACAGTCAAGTTGTTGAATACTACAAAAAATCTGATGTTTTTGTTTATCCAAGTTTAAGGCAGGAAGGGTTTCCTATGGTTTTAGCCGAAGCTATGATGTGCGGTCTTCCCATTATCGCCTCTCGTATTGGCGGGATTTCAAGCGCTATTGAAAATAATAAAACGGGAGTTTTGGTACCTCCGGGGGATGTTCAAGAGTTGGTTTTGGCTATAAAAAACCTTTACGATAACCCCTCTTTAAGAAAAAGTATATCCCAAAACGCCAAGAGCAGGGCGGAAGAAAACTACAGCCAGGAAGCAATGGTTGCGAAATATCTCAAAATTATGTAG
- a CDS encoding glycosyltransferase family 39 protein codes for MKKLSLNKYSFLIWAVFLLLIAVIYFFNQGYYIGRNPYPSGDEPDYLVGAMKIKEYGGPSKFISYLVSGSFLEARKHPLYMFLLSFFADKSLDFFVYSKFFNFILGGALLTMSYFIMKKMFNVFAAIFFVLILSLSELFLAETALVVPDNLMALLILLACYFYYLGFENVKNLRTKHWVLGSFFCGLAYLTKPNGIFLLVAFFLTALLLLRKRIFKSKSFFVAVSVFLLVTSPLLIRNFVLYKNPFYNNNVSLLWIENRQERRAPDFNQASPTILTYFAEKGVVNEIKLYAENSVKMASNFSMLILFGEWRWRFSFPLLFLAVFSMILDKKKKRALFFGVFFGISYLFFAYNYKVSPHYRHIMPIIFIPVGYVSLLFERAPFLSSRRKKLVYKIATIALVAGGLFFGYNKLYTEKRLSKEVFEGQVDISAAHIGTRNWLVSNMKDNKSYVMGLDDNFMFTWYTDIKGKRIIQPYFSSFEKFSKFLIQNKVNYVVLGGQTVNSFPEIYQDYFEKKKNSPDYLRRIATPEKWVMVFNFPFENEEHFKVLIYDVSVLWK; via the coding sequence ATGAAAAAATTGTCTCTCAATAAATATAGTTTCTTAATATGGGCAGTTTTTCTTTTATTAATTGCCGTTATTTATTTTTTTAATCAAGGTTATTATATAGGAAGAAACCCTTACCCCTCTGGAGACGAACCTGATTATCTTGTTGGGGCTATGAAAATAAAGGAGTATGGGGGGCCCTCAAAATTTATTTCTTATTTAGTTTCAGGAAGTTTCTTGGAGGCAAGAAAACACCCTCTTTATATGTTTCTGCTATCTTTTTTTGCAGATAAAAGTTTGGATTTTTTTGTTTATAGCAAGTTTTTTAACTTTATTTTAGGGGGCGCGCTTTTGACAATGTCGTATTTTATTATGAAGAAAATGTTTAATGTTTTTGCCGCTATTTTTTTTGTCCTCATACTTTCTTTAAGCGAATTGTTTCTTGCGGAAACAGCGCTTGTTGTTCCCGACAATTTAATGGCGCTTTTGATTTTGTTAGCCTGTTATTTTTATTATCTTGGTTTTGAAAATGTTAAAAATTTGCGGACTAAACATTGGGTTTTGGGTTCTTTTTTTTGCGGTTTGGCATACCTAACAAAACCAAATGGAATCTTTTTGCTCGTGGCATTTTTTTTAACGGCGCTTCTTTTGTTAAGAAAGAGAATTTTTAAAAGCAAATCGTTTTTTGTAGCTGTTTCGGTTTTTTTGTTGGTAACTTCTCCGCTTTTAATTAGAAATTTTGTTTTGTACAAAAATCCTTTTTATAACAACAATGTTTCGCTTTTATGGATAGAAAACAGGCAGGAAAGAAGAGCGCCCGATTTTAACCAAGCCTCTCCTACGATATTAACCTATTTTGCCGAAAAGGGTGTTGTTAATGAAATTAAGTTGTATGCCGAGAATTCTGTAAAAATGGCTTCCAATTTTTCAATGCTTATACTTTTTGGAGAATGGCGATGGCGATTTTCGTTTCCTTTGCTTTTTCTTGCCGTTTTTTCAATGATTTTGGACAAAAAAAAGAAGCGGGCTTTGTTTTTTGGAGTGTTTTTTGGCATTTCTTATCTATTCTTTGCTTATAATTACAAAGTTAGCCCGCATTATCGGCATATAATGCCCATAATTTTTATTCCTGTGGGCTATGTTTCTTTGCTTTTTGAGAGAGCTCCTTTTTTATCTTCCCGAAGGAAAAAACTTGTCTATAAAATAGCGACTATTGCGTTGGTGGCAGGGGGTCTTTTTTTTGGTTATAACAAGCTTTATACCGAAAAGAGATTAAGTAAAGAGGTTTTTGAAGGTCAAGTGGATATTAGCGCGGCTCATATCGGTACTAGGAATTGGCTTGTTTCCAATATGAAAGATAATAAGAGTTATGTTATGGGATTGGATGATAATTTTATGTTTACTTGGTACACCGATATTAAAGGTAAAAGGATTATCCAGCCATATTTTAGTTCTTTTGAAAAATTTTCCAAATTTCTTATCCAAAATAAAGTAAATTATGTAGTATTAGGTGGGCAGACCGTAAATTCGTTTCCCGAAATTTATCAAGATTATTTTGAGAAAAAGAAAAATTCTCCGGACTATTTGCGACGGATAGCTACTCCTGAAAAATGGGTAATGGTTTTTAATTTTCCGTTTGAAAACGAGGAACATTTTAAAGTTTTAATTTATGATGTGAGCGTTTTATGGAAATAA
- a CDS encoding glycosyltransferase family 4 protein, with amino-acid sequence MKPFNILRVVYDWPPPWDGLAPAPYELSKSQIALGNKVIALTGGLGGRKFIHRKFKKVEDNGRLVVYNLPRAIKKLGPFFTTSLFVIPYYLVLRIFRKVNIVHGHGHIMLWFNVYKLIFGKIDKIPYIAHFHITGAGREELLAKRGYKLDFFTKFVEYPLHKLSDKLGIRVADACIFVSKDLISEAQKFYNADKDKCFLMESGVNTAIFNENQKVKREKEILFVGMVDSRKNPDLIIRGLKYLKGFKAVFVGRGSESYINELIALAKKEKVAEKIKFEGYVPYKELLPFYRRASVFVLPSLYEGLPKVVLEALSCGTPVVASGFAVKSPINGLYIYESFTPKDLADKIISVSKESQKVDTEFIENFYSWNCRALEIQRIYEKIVSQ; translated from the coding sequence ATGAAACCTTTTAATATTCTGCGAGTTGTGTACGACTGGCCTCCGCCGTGGGATGGACTGGCCCCCGCGCCTTACGAGCTTTCTAAATCTCAAATTGCGTTGGGAAATAAGGTTATTGCTTTAACAGGAGGTCTAGGAGGAAGAAAATTTATCCATAGAAAATTTAAAAAAGTGGAGGATAATGGGAGGCTTGTTGTTTATAACCTGCCGCGAGCTATCAAAAAATTGGGTCCTTTTTTTACCACTTCCCTATTTGTTATTCCTTATTATTTAGTTTTGCGGATTTTTAGAAAAGTTAATATTGTCCATGGACATGGGCATATTATGCTTTGGTTTAATGTTTACAAACTTATTTTTGGCAAGATAGATAAAATTCCATACATTGCCCATTTTCATATAACTGGGGCTGGCAGAGAAGAACTTCTTGCCAAAAGAGGATATAAGTTAGATTTTTTTACCAAATTTGTGGAGTATCCCTTGCATAAATTATCCGATAAACTTGGAATTAGGGTGGCAGATGCCTGTATTTTTGTCAGTAAAGACCTAATTTCCGAAGCGCAAAAATTTTATAATGCCGACAAAGATAAATGTTTTTTAATGGAAAGCGGCGTTAACACCGCTATTTTTAATGAAAACCAAAAAGTTAAGCGCGAAAAAGAGATATTGTTTGTTGGTATGGTGGACTCTCGCAAAAACCCCGATTTAATAATTAGGGGTTTAAAGTATTTAAAGGGATTCAAGGCTGTTTTTGTGGGTAGAGGGTCAGAATCTTATATTAATGAGCTTATTGCCCTTGCGAAAAAAGAAAAGGTGGCGGAAAAAATAAAATTTGAAGGGTATGTTCCTTATAAAGAGTTACTGCCTTTTTATAGACGAGCGTCTGTTTTTGTTCTGCCTTCCTTATACGAAGGTCTGCCAAAAGTTGTTTTGGAGGCCCTTTCCTGCGGAACTCCTGTTGTGGCAAGCGGATTTGCGGTTAAGAGTCCTATTAATGGTTTATATATTTATGAATCCTTTACGCCTAAAGACTTGGCGGATAAAATAATATCGGTTTCTAAAGAAAGTCAAAAAGTGGATACCGAGTTTATAGAAAATTTTTACAGCTGGAATTGCAGAGCTTTGGAAATACAAAGAATATATGAAAAAATTGTCTCTCAATAA
- a CDS encoding glycosyltransferase gives MSKPIVAHISTTYLKPSETFIYSFVHNHKNYEPYIICEEWVNKEMFPTKNVWEMPKLSMLERAENLISKQLLIRNTASEKKYLSQLSKIKPNILLAHFGQIGMYATPLKEKLNVPLVTYFYGIDLDYRKLAVELGKSGSNKIHIPILSRKDYWRDGYKRLWEKGDAFLTFSAKSRAYLISVLGAPEEKVFSIPGGINLFHFKFKQRTLPENGEIKFVTVNRLVEKKGVEYAIKAMPYILKKYPKATYDIMGKGPLLESLQALVDKLGVGRSVKLLGFTPDEVLIKKLDEANVFLNPSVTAKDGDIEGWVNVTLMESIASGLPAIATYESGSETILPGFSGYICAERDEKDLAEKVLMLLCDIKKYEQMSRNCRSLAEMSFDAKKQTQRLEGLFDLILNSNLKTQNSKPQL, from the coding sequence ATGAGTAAACCTATCGTTGCCCACATATCTACAACTTATCTTAAACCTTCCGAAACATTTATTTATTCTTTTGTACATAACCATAAAAATTATGAACCATACATAATTTGTGAAGAGTGGGTTAATAAAGAAATGTTCCCTACAAAAAATGTGTGGGAAATGCCTAAACTTTCTATGCTGGAAAGAGCGGAGAACCTTATTTCAAAACAACTTTTAATTCGCAATACTGCGTCCGAGAAAAAATATTTGTCCCAGTTATCCAAAATTAAACCTAATATCCTCCTTGCCCATTTTGGGCAAATAGGTATGTACGCTACCCCTCTAAAAGAAAAATTAAATGTTCCTTTGGTTACTTATTTTTATGGAATAGATTTAGACTATCGCAAACTTGCCGTTGAGCTTGGAAAATCGGGAAGTAACAAGATTCATATTCCCATATTGTCAAGGAAGGATTACTGGCGAGATGGATATAAAAGATTATGGGAAAAAGGAGACGCTTTTTTAACTTTTTCGGCAAAATCCCGCGCGTATTTAATTTCGGTGTTAGGCGCTCCAGAAGAAAAAGTATTTAGCATTCCGGGCGGAATTAATCTGTTCCATTTTAAATTCAAACAAAGAACTTTACCAGAAAATGGAGAAATAAAATTTGTTACTGTTAATCGCTTGGTTGAAAAAAAGGGTGTGGAATACGCCATAAAGGCAATGCCTTATATTCTTAAAAAATACCCAAAAGCCACTTACGATATTATGGGAAAAGGTCCCCTGCTTGAAAGTTTGCAGGCGTTAGTGGATAAATTGGGAGTAGGAAGAAGCGTAAAACTTTTAGGGTTCACTCCAGACGAGGTCCTTATTAAAAAACTGGACGAGGCTAATGTGTTTTTAAACCCTTCCGTTACAGCTAAAGATGGGGATATTGAAGGTTGGGTTAATGTAACTTTAATGGAGAGTATAGCTTCCGGTCTTCCAGCGATAGCCACTTATGAATCGGGTTCCGAAACAATTTTGCCTGGGTTTAGCGGGTATATTTGCGCTGAAAGAGACGAAAAAGATTTAGCTGAAAAGGTTTTAATGCTTTTGTGCGATATCAAAAAATATGAGCAGATGAGCAGAAATTGTCGTTCCCTTGCGGAAATGAGCTTTGACGCCAAGAAACAGACCCAGAGGTTGGAGGGGTTGTTTGACTTAATATTAAACTCAAATCTCAAAACGCAAAACTCAAAACCACAACTTTAA